One genomic window of Apus apus isolate bApuApu2 chromosome 9, bApuApu2.pri.cur, whole genome shotgun sequence includes the following:
- the THUMPD3 gene encoding tRNA (guanine(6)-N2)-methyltransferase THUMP3 isoform X1, which produces MAEAGGGSGCGPAAEAPAPELAAVVGATVPTGFELTAAEEVQEKLGSAARISRDRGKIYFEVPARSLPQVHRLRSVDNLFVVVQEFKDYPFKENKEDALKDLEDLVKKLPWTDPLKVWELNNSLKKRKTKRKKHNLQGTASKEKLHDNGEEEGADQKDASKQEGSAQNAAGGEPIGGQDTEKTQGEEEEEDDNDQSDAKEELQGGSGSEGQAGEGQAGQAKVLKFRVTCNRAGEKHSFTSNEAARDFGGAVQEHFQWKADMTNFDVEVLLNIHSNEVVVGIALTEESLHRRNITHFGPTTLRSTLAYGMLRLCDPQPTDIIVDPMCGTGAIPIEGATEWPSCYHIAGDNNPQAVKRAANNICSLLKKNENKESSTSLGIPLDIIQWDICNLPLRTGSVDIIVTDMPFGKRIGSKKKNWDLYPACLMEMGRICTPGTGRAVLLTQDKKCFAKALSRLGHIWRRGQTVWVNVGGLHAAVYLLKRTWERAEEKRSFW; this is translated from the exons ATGGCGgaggcgggcggcgggagcggctgCGGCCCGGCCGCGGAGGCCCCGGCCCCGGAGCTGGCGGCCGTTGTCGGCGCCACCGTGCCCACCGGGTTCGAGCTGACGGCGGCCGAGGAGGTGCAGGAGAAGCTGGGCTCGGCCGCCAGGATCAGCAGGGACCGCGGGAAGATCTACTTCGAGGTCCCGGCACGGAGCCTGCCGCAG GTCCATCGGCTCAGGTCAGTGGATAATTTATTTGTCGTAGTTCAGGAGTTCAAAGACTATCCATTTAAAGAGAACAAG gaagatgcTCTAAAGGATTTGGAAGATTTGGTTAAAAAGCTGCCTTGGACAGACCCATTGAAAGTTTGGGAGCTGAACAAcagcttgaagaagagaaagacaaaacGCAAAAAACATAATCTGCAGGGTACTGCAAGCAAGGAGAAGCTGCATGACaatggagaagaggaaggagcagatcAAAAAGATGCTAGTAAACAGGAGGGCAGTGCCCAAAACGCTGCAGGGGGAGAACCCATCGGTGGCCAGGACACAGAGAAGACccaaggggaggaggaggaggaggatgataATGACCAGTCTGATGCTAAAGAGGAGTTGCAGGGAGGCTCTGGGAGCGAGGGCCAGGCTGGTGAGGGTCAGGCAGGCCAGGCCAAGGTGCTGAAGTTCCGTGTTACCTGCAATAGGGCAGGAGAGAAGCACAGTTTCACCTCCAACGAGGCTGCGAGGGACTTCggtggggctgtgcaggagcacTTCCAGTGGAAAGCTGACATGACTAACTTTGATGTAGAG GTTCTTCTGAATATTCACAGTAATGAAGTAGTTGTGGGCATTGCATTAACTGAAGAGAGCCTTCACAGAAGAAATATTACACATTTTGGCCCCACAACTCTTCGTTCAACTCTGGCTTATGGCATGCTTAG aCTCTGTGACCCACAGCCAACAGATATCATCGTGGATCCCATGTGTGGGACAGGGGCAATACCCATAGAG GGAGCTACAGAATGGCCTAGCTGCTACCATATTGCTGGTGATAACAACCCACAAGCTGTAAAGAGAGCAGCAAACAACATCTGCTCTTTactaaagaaaaatgagaataagGAAAG cagcacttccctgggcatACCCTTGGACATCATTCAGTGGGATATTTGCAATCTGCCTCTGCGGACTGGTTCTGTGGACATCATTGTGACAGACATGCCCTTTGGGAAGAG GATAGGGTCAAAGAAGAAGAACTGGGATCTCTACCCAGCCTGCCTGATGGAGATGGGCCGGATCTGCACgccagggacaggcagggctgtgctgctgacaCAGGACAAGAAATGCTTTGCTAAG GCCTTGTCACGACTGGGACACATCTGGCGCAGGGGCCAGACTGTGTGGGTGAACGTGGGGGGGCTCCACGCTGCTGTCTACCTCCTGAAACGCACCtgggagagagcagaggagaagagaTCATTCTGGTAA
- the THUMPD3 gene encoding tRNA (guanine(6)-N2)-methyltransferase THUMP3 isoform X2 has protein sequence MAEAGGGSGCGPAAEAPAPELAAVVGATVPTGFELTAAEEVQEKLGSAARISRDRGKIYFEVPARSLPQVHRLRSVDNLFVVVQEFKDYPFKENKEDALKDLEDLVKKLPWTDPLKVWELNNSLKKRKTKRKKHNLQGTASKEKLHDNGEEEGADQKDASKQEGSAQNAAGGEPIGGQDTEKTQGEEEEEDDNDQSDAKEELQGGSGSEGQAGEGQAGQAKVLKFRVTCNRAGEKHSFTSNEAARDFGGAVQEHFQWKADMTNFDVEVLLNIHSNEVVVGIALTEESLHRRNITHFGPTTLRSTLAYGMLRLCDPQPTDIIVDPMCGTGAIPIEGATEWPSCYHIAGDNNPQAVKRAANNICSLLKKNENKESTSLGIPLDIIQWDICNLPLRTGSVDIIVTDMPFGKRIGSKKKNWDLYPACLMEMGRICTPGTGRAVLLTQDKKCFAKALSRLGHIWRRGQTVWVNVGGLHAAVYLLKRTWERAEEKRSFW, from the exons ATGGCGgaggcgggcggcgggagcggctgCGGCCCGGCCGCGGAGGCCCCGGCCCCGGAGCTGGCGGCCGTTGTCGGCGCCACCGTGCCCACCGGGTTCGAGCTGACGGCGGCCGAGGAGGTGCAGGAGAAGCTGGGCTCGGCCGCCAGGATCAGCAGGGACCGCGGGAAGATCTACTTCGAGGTCCCGGCACGGAGCCTGCCGCAG GTCCATCGGCTCAGGTCAGTGGATAATTTATTTGTCGTAGTTCAGGAGTTCAAAGACTATCCATTTAAAGAGAACAAG gaagatgcTCTAAAGGATTTGGAAGATTTGGTTAAAAAGCTGCCTTGGACAGACCCATTGAAAGTTTGGGAGCTGAACAAcagcttgaagaagagaaagacaaaacGCAAAAAACATAATCTGCAGGGTACTGCAAGCAAGGAGAAGCTGCATGACaatggagaagaggaaggagcagatcAAAAAGATGCTAGTAAACAGGAGGGCAGTGCCCAAAACGCTGCAGGGGGAGAACCCATCGGTGGCCAGGACACAGAGAAGACccaaggggaggaggaggaggaggatgataATGACCAGTCTGATGCTAAAGAGGAGTTGCAGGGAGGCTCTGGGAGCGAGGGCCAGGCTGGTGAGGGTCAGGCAGGCCAGGCCAAGGTGCTGAAGTTCCGTGTTACCTGCAATAGGGCAGGAGAGAAGCACAGTTTCACCTCCAACGAGGCTGCGAGGGACTTCggtggggctgtgcaggagcacTTCCAGTGGAAAGCTGACATGACTAACTTTGATGTAGAG GTTCTTCTGAATATTCACAGTAATGAAGTAGTTGTGGGCATTGCATTAACTGAAGAGAGCCTTCACAGAAGAAATATTACACATTTTGGCCCCACAACTCTTCGTTCAACTCTGGCTTATGGCATGCTTAG aCTCTGTGACCCACAGCCAACAGATATCATCGTGGATCCCATGTGTGGGACAGGGGCAATACCCATAGAG GGAGCTACAGAATGGCCTAGCTGCTACCATATTGCTGGTGATAACAACCCACAAGCTGTAAAGAGAGCAGCAAACAACATCTGCTCTTTactaaagaaaaatgagaataagGAAAG cacttccctgggcatACCCTTGGACATCATTCAGTGGGATATTTGCAATCTGCCTCTGCGGACTGGTTCTGTGGACATCATTGTGACAGACATGCCCTTTGGGAAGAG GATAGGGTCAAAGAAGAAGAACTGGGATCTCTACCCAGCCTGCCTGATGGAGATGGGCCGGATCTGCACgccagggacaggcagggctgtgctgctgacaCAGGACAAGAAATGCTTTGCTAAG GCCTTGTCACGACTGGGACACATCTGGCGCAGGGGCCAGACTGTGTGGGTGAACGTGGGGGGGCTCCACGCTGCTGTCTACCTCCTGAAACGCACCtgggagagagcagaggagaagagaTCATTCTGGTAA
- the VHL gene encoding von Hippel-Lindau disease tumor suppressor: protein MAPSGPGPGSEGGEPCLRSVDTREFSKVVFKNHSPRSVLPVWVDFEGQPRSYPVLQPRTGRIMHSYRGHLWLFRDAGTNDGLLVNNQELFVAAPNVNEADITLPVFTLKERCLQVVRSLVKPVDYRKLDIVHSLYEDLEDHPDVRKDLQRLSLERSETLRNGILE from the exons ATGGCGCCGTCGGGCCCGGGCCCCGGGTCGGAGGGCGGTGAGCCCTGCCTGCGCTCCGTCGACACTCGCGAGTTCTCCAAGGTGGTCTTCAAGAACCACAGCCCCCGCTCCGTCCTGCCCGTCTGGGTGGACTTCGAGGGCCAGCCGCGCTCCTACCCTGTCCTGCAGCCGCGCACCGGCCGGATCATGCACAGCTACCGGG GTCACCTCTGGCTGTTCCGGGACGCGGGCACAAACGACGGCCTCCTCGTCAACAACCAGGAGCTCTTCGTCGCGGCTCCCAACGTGAACGAAGCCGACATCACGCTGCCCG TGTTCACCCTGAAGGAGAGGTGTCTGCAGGTTGTTCGCAGTCTGGTCAAACCCGTGGACTACAGGAAGCTGGACATTGTTCACTCATTGTATGAAGACCTGGAAGATCATCCTGATGTTAGGAAGGATCTTCAGCGGCTTTCTCTGGAAAGAAGTGAAACATTGAGGAACGGAATTCTGGAATAA
- the IRAK2 gene encoding interleukin-1 receptor-associated kinase-like 2 encodes MAARGRGAMSPPQPPLRPGAGCPPALYIHSMPAWVLEDFCQKMDCLSDYDWMRFASYVITDQTELRKIKSMEKTGISITRELMWWWGVRLATVQQLLDLLQGLQLYRAAQVILDWTSASNIPNSGKEELVEPPKQENISLTPTGNKNKDKENEMSLLPAPDSSHLEVSPAGVSGAVSEGALYSLPSPPPPPRDLLKSLQSNPPVSSSVKPCSSSAPQQETMMDLPSGSLLWTQREVTNATNGFSDKSRICEGTFADVYKGQRNNMVYVIKRLKEVECTSPDSTQRFFHTEVQICFRCCHINILQLLGFSVETGLHCLIYPYLPNGSLQNKLQCQDGSAPLTWEMRISISLGLIRAVEYLHNSGILHGNIKSSNVLLDENFTPKLGHSGLRLCSVDKKSTYAVMKTKVLQASLTYLPEDFVRHGQLTEKVDIFGCGVVLAEILTGIKALDEARHPIYLKDMIANEIETVKESLCSKVKNVEKLAAKEICCKYLDRRAGHLLEEVAVDFASAICLCLRKKRSTAAEVLETMEMAENKLTEHYLCGGSISGFSINTPEETDDETVSTEVAPAGQRREGRTQPAAASGTSPRALRAGRVSPGECCGQVSRVPCESDESSSFIWNPSERSADELSSNSSHEAGNVAASEPKMKQEKPANGLQERSAACTKSAHASEAAAAAQSTFPERNADLDSSCSSQALSRETSWKIEINDQKKKLMENILLYEEDKLNSSELFES; translated from the exons ATGGCCGCTCGGGGCCGCGGGGCCATGTCCCCGCCGCAGCCGCCCCTGCGCCCCGGAGCGGGCTGCCCCCCGGCTCTCTACATTCACAGCATGCCAGCCTGGGTGCTGGAGGATTTCTGCCAGAAGATGGACTGCCTGAGTGACTACGACTGGATGCGGTTCG CCTCCTACGTGATAACTGATCAGACAGAGCTACGGAAAATCAAGTCCATGGAGAAGACGGGGATCAGCATAACACGAGAGCTCATGTGGTGGTGGGGAGTGAGGCTGGCGAcagtgcagcagctcctggacctgctgcaggggctgcagctctaCCGGGCAGCTCAGGTCATCCTGGACT GGACATCGGCCTCTAATATCCCCAACTCTGGAAAAGAAGAGCTGGTAGAGCCACCTAAACAGGAGAACATCTCTTTAACTcccacaggaaacaaaaataaagataaagAAAATGAGATGAGTCTGTTGCCAGCGCCAGACTCTTCACACCTGGAAGTGTCACCAGCAGGTG TTTCAGGTGCTGTTTCTGAAGGAGCCTTGTATTCACTCCcttctccaccacctcccccaAGAGACCTTTTGAAATCCCTACAGTCAAATCCTCCTGTCTCATCAAGTGTGAAG CCTTGCAGCTCGTCTGCTCCTCAGCAGGAGACGATGATGGATCTCCCCAGCGGGAGCCTGTTGTGGACCCAGAGGGAAGTCACTAATGCCACAAATGGTTTCAGTGACAAGAGCAGGATCTGTGAAGGTACTTTTGCAGATGTCTACAAAGGTCAGAGGAACAATATGGTGTATGTCATCAAAAGACTGAAGGAG GTGGAGTGCACCAGCCCGGATTCCACCCAGAGGTTCTTCCACACAGAAGTGCAGATCTGCTTTCG GTGTTGTCACATCAACATTTTGCAGCTGCTGGGTTTCTCAGTAGAAACTGGATTGCACTGCCTGATATATCCATACCTGCCTAATGGATCCCTGCAAAACAAGCTGCAGTGTCAA GATGGTTCTGCTCCTTTGACCTGGGAGATGCGAATCAGCATTTCTCTAGGACTGATCCGAGCTGTAGAGTATTTACATAATTCTGGAATTCTTCATGGGAATATCAAAAG CTCAAATGTCTTGTTGGATGAAAACTTCACCCCAAAGCTTGGACACTCGGGTCTGCGATTGTGTTCTGTTGATAAAAAATCAACATATGCTGTGATGAAAACCAAAGTCCTACAAGCTTCTCTTACTTATCTGCCAGAAGACTTTGTCAGACATGGGCAGTTAACAGAAAAAGTGGATATATTTGGCTGTGGTGTG GTCTTAGCAGAGATACTGACAGGGATTAAGGCACTGGATGAAGCAAGACACCCCATTTATCTG AAAGATATGATTGCCAATGAAATTGAAACAGTGAAGGAAAGCTTGTGTTCCAAAGtgaaaaatgttgaaaagcTGGCTGCCAAGGAGATCTGCTGTAAATACCTAGACAGGAGAGCAGGCCACTTGCTGGAGGAGGTTGCTGTTGATTTTGCTTCAGCCATCTGTCTGTGTCTGAGAAAGAAGCGTTCCACCGCAGCAGAG GTGCTTGAAACTATGGAAATGGCTGAAAATAAACTAACAGAGCATTACCTCTGTGGAGGCAGCATTTCTGGATTCTCCATTAACACTCCCGAAGAAACTGATGATGAGACAGTGAGCACGGAGGTGGCTCCTGCCGGGCAGAGGCGGGAGGGCAGGACGCAGCCGGCGGCCGCGAGCGGCACCAGCCCACGCGCGCTGCGGGCGGGACGCGTCTCGCCTGGCGAGTGCTGCGGACAGGTGTCCAGGGTCCCCTGCGAATCCGACGAGTCGAGCAGCTTTATATGGAATCCTTCAGAGAGATCTGCAGATGAGCTGTCCAGCAACAGCTCTCACGAGGCAGGGAACGTGGCAGCCTCTGAGCCGAAGATGAAGCAGGAAAAACCTGCGAATGGGCTCCAGGAGAGAAGTGCTGCCTGCACCAAAAGTGCCCACGCCTCGGAAGCAGCGGCTGCTGCGCAGAGCACCTTTCCAGAAAGGAATGCAGACCTGGACTCCTCGTGTTCTTCACAAG cattaaGCAGAGAGACATCTTGGAAAATAGAGATAAATGATCAAAAAAAGAAGctcatggaaaatattttgctgtatgAAGAAGACAAATTAAACAGTTCTGAACTTTTTGAATCATAA